One window from the genome of Enterococcus haemoperoxidus ATCC BAA-382 encodes:
- a CDS encoding glycosyltransferase, which translates to MKVEKISVLMSIYKNENPSYFKEAINSVFEQTLQPEEILLVEDGPLTDELNAMISEIKSKVGKQLTIVPLAENVGLGKALAVGVESCRNELIARMDCDDIMIPSRLEEQFEEMKKNASLAIVGSNIIEFHDEIDNVLGYKKMPASNEEIREFSKKRNPFNHMTVMFRKELVMREGNYQPLKGFEDYYLWVRLLKAGYTAKNIQKDLVYARTGLDMYARRGGFNYLIPGLKARKKIYQEGLGSFRDYLFVSSVHVCVSLMPNKMRGWFYEKKLRN; encoded by the coding sequence ATGAAAGTTGAAAAAATTAGTGTTCTCATGTCCATCTATAAAAATGAGAACCCAAGCTACTTTAAGGAAGCAATAAATAGCGTTTTTGAGCAGACATTACAGCCAGAAGAGATACTATTAGTAGAAGACGGGCCTCTGACAGACGAGTTGAATGCAATGATTTCTGAAATTAAATCAAAAGTCGGCAAACAATTAACAATTGTCCCTTTGGCAGAAAATGTGGGATTGGGAAAAGCATTAGCAGTTGGAGTTGAATCTTGTCGCAATGAATTAATTGCACGTATGGATTGTGATGATATAATGATTCCAAGTCGTTTAGAAGAGCAGTTTGAAGAAATGAAAAAGAATGCTTCATTAGCTATTGTAGGTTCTAACATAATAGAATTTCATGATGAAATCGATAATGTTTTAGGCTATAAAAAAATGCCTGCAAGTAATGAAGAAATTCGTGAATTCTCCAAAAAAAGAAACCCATTTAATCATATGACTGTTATGTTCAGAAAAGAGTTAGTAATGAGGGAAGGAAATTATCAGCCCCTAAAGGGATTTGAAGATTATTATTTATGGGTTCGATTATTAAAAGCTGGCTATACTGCTAAAAATATCCAAAAAGACTTAGTATATGCTAGAACTGGATTAGATATGTATGCTCGTAGAGGAGGATTTAATTATTTGATACCAGGTCTAAAAGCTAGAAAAAAAATTTATCAAGAAGGCTTAGGGAGTTTTAGAGATTATCTATTTGTCTCTTCAGTCCATGTATGTGTCAGTTTGATGCCTAATAAGATGCGCGGCTGGTTTTATGAGAAAAAATTACGGAATTGA
- a CDS encoding EpsG family protein, translating into MIPYILLFVSLIILSLLEFFSKKKIFFIIAMIEIILFAGLRYETGYDYLSYKAFFERVRSFGDILSGGIDAEPGYLLTNYIVKMFGMDFTVFILIYSVVTLALLGLFVYKNVSYPTMILVYYVSRFYFVRDMGQIRASLVAIIFLYCLPAIKEKNLPKVVLLSLLGACFHIVALFIIPAYFFVGVIKKLTFQKVLILTIISALIGVLFFFPDLFLWAIPSRYAGYFAGKYITGKWILNPIFIMQIGITIASILFVKGKNKEYNDSFNTLLSLYFLSTLFLIVFGPLATVGGRIGTIFATAEILVVPQLFRHMFKNQYLNLACYYIFCALVFYLIFILSNTYQDFIPYQTVYHAL; encoded by the coding sequence ATGATACCTTATATATTATTATTTGTCAGCCTGATTATTCTTTCACTCCTTGAGTTTTTTAGCAAAAAGAAAATTTTTTTCATAATTGCAATGATAGAAATCATTTTATTTGCAGGATTGAGATATGAAACGGGTTATGATTATCTATCATATAAAGCTTTTTTTGAAAGGGTTCGGAGTTTTGGGGATATATTATCAGGTGGTATTGATGCTGAACCGGGTTACTTATTAACAAATTATATTGTAAAAATGTTTGGAATGGATTTTACAGTGTTCATTTTAATCTATTCTGTAGTGACTTTAGCATTATTAGGTTTGTTTGTTTACAAAAATGTTAGCTACCCAACAATGATTCTAGTGTATTATGTTTCTCGTTTTTATTTTGTGAGAGATATGGGGCAAATAAGAGCCTCTCTTGTAGCGATTATATTTCTTTATTGTTTACCGGCAATCAAAGAAAAGAATTTACCGAAAGTAGTTCTCTTGTCACTTTTAGGAGCATGCTTTCACATTGTTGCGCTATTTATTATACCTGCCTATTTTTTTGTAGGAGTAATAAAAAAATTAACCTTTCAAAAAGTGTTGATTTTGACAATAATTTCAGCACTCATAGGAGTATTGTTCTTTTTCCCAGATTTATTTTTATGGGCAATTCCATCAAGATATGCTGGTTATTTTGCAGGTAAGTATATTACTGGGAAGTGGATACTTAATCCTATATTTATTATGCAAATTGGGATTACAATAGCTTCAATACTATTTGTGAAAGGTAAAAATAAAGAATATAATGATAGTTTTAATACGTTATTGAGCTTATATTTTCTATCTACATTATTTTTAATTGTTTTTGGTCCATTAGCAACAGTAGGTGGAAGGATCGGGACAATCTTTGCTACTGCAGAGATCTTAGTAGTACCTCAACTTTTCCGCCATATGTTTAAAAATCAGTATTTGAATTTGGCCTGTTACTATATATTTTGCGCATTAGTCTTTTACTTGATATTTATTTTATCAAATACTTATCAAGATTTTATTCCGTATCAAACCGTGTACCATGCTTTGTAA
- a CDS encoding DUF5776 domain-containing protein, with product MNKKTNNKYLKSGIILCSIALFSGVGFIDERYNVSAEESLVSSDSRTTDGSSTSQSEQTSQSTAASETSDSTSDSTIETSERNITEENNKELGNASKTEDGEYIFNPNDRSDLAITLRAAAEPRSLISATEANRPSKDFVDISSHNGSLSVADFTEMKKYGIRGVVIKLTEYTTYLNPEAKTQIENAKRAGLVVSAYHYSWFTTKAGAEQEAVYFAQKADQLGLPKNTLMVNDAEQTEMTAGNVTENSIAFQKKLNSLGFSRVAHYSMFDWFNRKILDEDKLGPGNSWVASYPYNPLATNLLHTGNAAWQWSSELTFPGVSGRFDINVSYNNLFLQATGDNGINLANYHTSAPIQVYTTDNIWYYNDINEFSVNTQAERLPKDTILDIISIEYSNSGYPRLVTNKGYVSANKMYSKPTISNISSYVTKPGKYAALGNIWYYNDKDSFTQETQAGQIAKNTVFEVTGIVFSKTGYPRLVTDKGYVSANKTYVNQLVENYSDYYMTPGKVVTTTNTWHYNNKDSFTQQTQVEPISKNTVLTVKDIAYSETGYPRLVTDKGYVSANKGFTTPIVNNHSDYFLKTGKFLTSQNIWYYNDKDLFATETQAEPLAKGTMIEVKDIVYSKTGYPRLVTDKGYVSANKAYLSEAISNLNSYITEPIKVVTRESTWYYNSKDEFSTKTQAEKLPKYTLLDVKDIVYSKTGYPRLVTDKGYVSANKNYTTPAISNIDSYITKPGKMKAKANIWHYNNKDNFMVETQVQQIAKGTTFTVKEIVYSETGYPRLVTDKGYVSANKVYVEIVK from the coding sequence ATGAATAAAAAAACAAATAATAAATATTTAAAAAGCGGCATTATCTTATGTTCAATTGCTTTATTTTCAGGTGTAGGATTTATTGATGAACGTTACAATGTCTCTGCAGAAGAATCATTAGTTTCGAGTGATAGTAGAACTACTGACGGGAGTTCAACAAGTCAATCTGAACAGACCTCGCAAAGCACTGCGGCATCTGAAACTAGTGACTCTACTTCTGATAGTACAATTGAGACTTCCGAAAGAAATATTACGGAGGAAAACAATAAAGAGTTAGGTAATGCTTCAAAAACAGAAGACGGGGAATATATATTTAACCCTAATGATCGTTCTGATTTAGCAATAACGCTTCGTGCTGCAGCTGAACCTCGTTCACTGATTTCTGCAACAGAAGCTAACCGCCCCTCAAAAGATTTTGTGGATATTTCTTCTCATAACGGATCACTATCAGTCGCTGATTTTACTGAGATGAAAAAATATGGGATAAGAGGTGTCGTGATTAAGTTAACAGAGTATACGACCTATTTGAATCCAGAGGCGAAAACACAAATTGAGAATGCTAAACGTGCTGGTCTAGTTGTTTCTGCTTATCATTATAGCTGGTTTACAACAAAAGCTGGGGCTGAACAAGAGGCGGTATATTTTGCACAAAAGGCAGATCAACTTGGCTTGCCTAAAAATACATTAATGGTCAATGATGCGGAACAAACTGAGATGACAGCAGGTAACGTTACTGAAAATTCTATTGCATTTCAAAAAAAGTTAAATAGTTTAGGTTTTTCTCGTGTTGCACATTATTCAATGTTTGACTGGTTCAATCGTAAAATACTTGATGAAGATAAGTTGGGGCCTGGAAATAGTTGGGTAGCAAGCTATCCCTACAATCCATTAGCAACGAATCTCTTACATACAGGAAATGCAGCATGGCAATGGAGTTCTGAGCTAACTTTTCCTGGAGTTTCTGGAAGATTTGACATAAATGTATCTTATAATAATTTGTTTTTACAAGCAACTGGTGATAATGGTATAAATCTAGCAAATTATCATACTTCTGCTCCAATACAAGTGTATACAACAGATAATATTTGGTATTATAATGATATTAATGAATTTTCTGTTAATACTCAAGCTGAAAGATTGCCTAAAGACACAATTTTAGACATTATTTCAATAGAATATAGTAATAGCGGTTATCCAAGATTAGTGACTAATAAAGGCTATGTTTCGGCAAATAAAATGTATTCTAAACCAACTATCAGTAATATATCTAGTTACGTTACCAAACCAGGGAAATATGCGGCGCTAGGAAATATCTGGTATTACAATGATAAAGACAGTTTTACGCAAGAAACCCAAGCTGGGCAAATTGCTAAAAATACTGTTTTTGAGGTGACGGGTATTGTCTTCAGCAAAACTGGTTATCCAAGATTGGTGACAGATAAAGGCTATGTTTCAGCTAATAAAACCTATGTTAACCAACTTGTAGAAAACTATTCGGATTATTATATGACTCCTGGAAAAGTAGTGACAACAACAAATACTTGGCATTATAATAACAAGGATAGTTTTACACAGCAGACACAAGTAGAGCCAATATCCAAAAATACTGTTTTAACAGTAAAAGATATTGCTTATAGTGAAACTGGTTACCCAAGGTTAGTAACTGATAAAGGCTATGTTTCTGCAAATAAAGGATTTACAACACCTATTGTCAACAATCATTCGGATTATTTTTTAAAGACTGGTAAATTTTTGACGTCACAAAATATCTGGTATTACAATGATAAAGATCTTTTTGCTACTGAAACACAAGCAGAACCTTTAGCAAAAGGGACAATGATTGAAGTAAAGGACATCGTATATAGTAAAACAGGTTATCCAAGATTAGTAACGGATAAAGGGTATGTTTCAGCTAATAAAGCCTATCTATCTGAAGCAATCAGTAATTTGAACAGCTATATTACTGAACCGATAAAAGTTGTTACGAGAGAAAGTACCTGGTACTACAATAGTAAAGATGAGTTTTCTACTAAAACTCAGGCTGAAAAATTGCCGAAATACACACTACTAGATGTTAAAGACATTGTTTACAGTAAAACAGGTTATCCAAGATTAGTAACGGATAAAGGATATGTTTCAGCAAATAAAAACTATACCACTCCAGCAATTAGTAATATTGACAGCTATATAACTAAGCCAGGAAAAATGAAAGCTAAAGCAAATATCTGGCACTATAACAATAAAGACAACTTTATGGTTGAAACACAAGTTCAGCAAATAGCAAAAGGTACCACATTTACAGTAAAAGAAATTGTCTACAGCGAAACTGGTTACCCAAGACTAGTTACAGATAAAGGGTATGTTTCAGCGAATAAGGTATATGTGGAAATAGTAAAATAA
- a CDS encoding oligosaccharide flippase family protein — translation MKKVLSNIFFTAMYQVVILIVPLVTMPYVSRIFGTELLGINSFVISIVGFLNMIILMGMSQLGTREIAKADKKDRGTVFFQLWFIQLASGLIVTSLYLLIVSIFVGSKGVYYIQIPYLIAYVLDISWYFLGIGEVKKVIVRNTIVKFGSLILVFLLVKSSSDLLLYMGINSISTFLANIFFWISLLTEFKTYGKIKKSFSFPYLKQALFLLIPLFAIQVYNTFDKTLVGLLSTKTELSFYDQSQKIVRIVLSIVTSISLVMMPLMAKVDTGDSEDSSKLQLLLKKSVEYTTLISLLLTVLLMCNSRDFVQWFFGNEFIPMTYNMIFVSLIIAPNAFGGVLANQFTLAKGLLKHYSIPFIAGAVIDVILNLILVPKWGANGGTIALIVTEFFVCIFRVYVIRKWLDIKDICSEFFKYIVIFALVLVLGFLIPNFVASLFLNMLIRSSIVFIVFLILIFLFQTNISEDFKVLLNKAKKKT, via the coding sequence GTGAAAAAAGTATTGAGTAATATATTTTTTACGGCTATGTATCAAGTAGTAATATTGATTGTTCCACTAGTAACGATGCCGTATGTGTCAAGAATATTCGGAACAGAATTGCTTGGTATTAATTCATTTGTTATTTCAATTGTTGGTTTTTTGAACATGATCATCTTAATGGGGATGAGCCAGTTAGGTACGAGAGAAATAGCTAAAGCGGATAAGAAGGATCGAGGCACAGTTTTTTTCCAATTATGGTTTATCCAATTGGCAAGTGGTTTGATTGTAACGAGTCTCTATTTATTGATTGTTTCAATATTTGTTGGGAGCAAAGGCGTTTATTATATTCAAATTCCTTACTTGATTGCTTATGTTTTAGATATTTCTTGGTACTTCCTTGGTATTGGTGAAGTAAAAAAAGTAATTGTTAGGAACACGATCGTTAAATTTGGCTCTTTGATTTTGGTATTTCTACTTGTAAAGAGCAGTTCTGATTTACTATTGTATATGGGAATCAATAGTATTAGTACTTTTTTAGCAAATATCTTCTTTTGGATAAGCTTACTTACAGAATTTAAAACGTATGGAAAAATAAAAAAATCATTTTCTTTTCCTTATTTGAAACAAGCATTGTTTTTGCTTATCCCGTTATTTGCGATTCAAGTGTATAATACCTTTGATAAAACATTAGTAGGATTGTTATCAACAAAGACAGAGCTTTCTTTTTATGATCAATCTCAGAAAATTGTTCGAATTGTGTTATCAATCGTTACATCAATCAGCTTAGTTATGATGCCTTTGATGGCTAAAGTGGATACAGGAGATAGCGAAGACAGTTCTAAGCTACAGTTATTGTTGAAAAAATCTGTTGAGTATACAACATTAATCTCCCTATTACTGACGGTTTTACTAATGTGTAATTCTCGTGATTTTGTTCAGTGGTTTTTTGGAAATGAATTTATTCCAATGACCTATAATATGATATTTGTTAGTTTGATTATTGCACCAAATGCATTTGGTGGTGTTTTAGCGAATCAATTTACTTTAGCAAAAGGTTTGTTGAAGCATTATTCGATACCCTTTATTGCTGGTGCTGTAATAGATGTTATCTTAAATCTTATATTAGTACCAAAATGGGGAGCAAATGGCGGGACCATTGCGTTGATTGTTACCGAGTTTTTTGTTTGTATTTTTAGAGTCTATGTTATTCGTAAATGGTTAGATATTAAAGATATTTGTTCTGAGTTTTTTAAATATATTGTTATATTCGCGTTAGTTTTAGTGTTAGGATTTTTAATTCCTAACTTTGTAGCATCGTTGTTCTTGAATATGCTTATTCGTTCAAGTATAGTGTTTATTGTATTTCTTATTTTGATTTTTCTTTTTCAGACAAATATATCTGAGGACTTTAAGGTTCTTTTAAATAAGGCGAAAAAGAAAACTTAA
- a CDS encoding LicD family protein has product MKSDSVVKQLQKKELEILKFVDKFCQTQDIPYFLSAGTLLGAIRHKGFIPWDDDIDLGMTRENYERFVKLIPEALENTEYMLQTYQTDAGYPLPFLKIINLNTTLVENNAKNGNAQNGVFIDIFPFDVVPDNRFLRWIQIKKCKMLTFVIHTRMNYYTRAQTPLGGIIYNMLNLLWGRYSVRGLLDKRQKEIEKYNHSNNRNMSIVTATTEFKTETLDKLEINDVIKIPFEDGMFLANSNYEQMLEQSYGDYMKFPPVEERGTKHDIVYLEMDDFEFGDRTYKKKK; this is encoded by the coding sequence TTGAAATCAGATAGTGTTGTAAAACAACTGCAAAAAAAAGAATTGGAAATATTAAAATTTGTGGATAAATTTTGTCAAACACAAGACATTCCATACTTTTTATCAGCAGGAACTTTGTTAGGTGCGATTCGCCATAAGGGGTTCATACCTTGGGATGATGATATTGATTTAGGTATGACGAGGGAAAATTATGAGCGTTTTGTAAAATTGATTCCAGAAGCTTTAGAAAATACGGAATATATGCTACAAACGTATCAAACAGATGCCGGTTACCCATTACCATTTTTGAAAATCATTAATTTGAATACTACTTTAGTTGAAAATAATGCTAAAAATGGAAATGCTCAAAATGGTGTTTTTATTGATATTTTTCCATTTGATGTAGTACCTGATAACAGGTTTTTAAGATGGATCCAAATTAAAAAATGCAAAATGCTAACATTTGTAATCCATACGAGAATGAATTATTATACCCGTGCTCAAACACCACTAGGTGGAATAATTTATAATATGCTAAATCTTTTATGGGGAAGGTATTCTGTAAGGGGGCTTCTTGACAAACGACAAAAAGAAATTGAAAAATATAACCATTCGAATAATCGAAATATGTCGATTGTCACTGCTACAACGGAATTTAAGACAGAAACTTTAGATAAATTAGAGATAAATGATGTAATTAAAATACCTTTTGAAGATGGTATGTTTTTAGCAAATTCAAACTATGAACAAATGCTGGAACAATCTTATGGAGATTATATGAAGTTTCCTCCTGTAGAAGAACGAGGAACAAAACATGATATTGTTTATTTAGAAATGGATGATTTTGAGTTTGGAGATCGAACATATAAAAAGAAAAAATAA
- a CDS encoding aminotransferase class I/II-fold pyridoxal phosphate-dependent enzyme, protein MQGLILAAGLGSRMKEYTKSTTKSMVEVNGKSLIERMLRQLDNLDLERIVIVDGYKYDVMEEYVKSIQIKTPVVFVTNHDYDKTNNIYSVYLAKELMCQEDTILLESDLIFADQLLDEVLASDFKNLAVVSKFESWMDGTVVKMDENSNITDFIDKKRFNFNETRSYYKTVNIYKFSKEFSESIYFPFLEAQMSAFGKDEYYETTLKTITQFDATLVKALDIEDVPWYEIDDLQDLDVASSLFNTTPSKKLDAFQQRYGGYWRYPKVIDFCYLVNPFYPPKRMVDEMKSNMERLIIDYPSGLKVNSSLVAKFYNVPEKHVVVGNGAAELIKSLMEKNGGKYGIIAPTFEEYPNRLTKDQIVKYYPKDKNFQYTANDIMAFYSENPIDYLVLINPDNPTGNYIPKSDVITLLEWAKAHEITIILDESFNDFVDFEEVASLIDREILMQHPNLIIIKSISKSFGVPGVRLGFLMTSDESLVSYIKSDVSIWNINSFGEFFLQIFEKYKKDYLSALDLFYKIRKDFHSAMADVSDFEVIDSQANYFTCRLTGKVSARELATILLDQDKIFIKDLSGKDGFEGEYVRIAVKKSDENKKIIEALKRILNY, encoded by the coding sequence ATGCAAGGTCTCATTTTAGCTGCTGGATTAGGAAGCAGAATGAAAGAGTACACAAAAAGTACAACCAAAAGTATGGTTGAAGTTAATGGAAAGTCATTAATAGAAAGAATGCTACGCCAATTAGATAATCTGGATTTAGAAAGAATCGTGATTGTAGATGGTTATAAATATGATGTAATGGAAGAGTATGTCAAATCAATCCAAATCAAGACTCCAGTCGTATTTGTAACAAACCATGATTATGATAAAACAAACAATATTTATTCCGTTTATCTGGCTAAAGAATTAATGTGTCAGGAAGATACGATTTTACTAGAATCAGACTTGATTTTTGCAGATCAGCTTCTTGATGAAGTCTTAGCTTCTGATTTTAAAAATCTAGCAGTTGTATCAAAATTCGAATCTTGGATGGATGGTACTGTTGTAAAAATGGATGAAAACAGTAACATTACGGACTTCATTGATAAGAAACGTTTTAATTTTAATGAAACAAGAAGCTACTACAAAACGGTTAATATTTACAAATTTAGTAAAGAATTTTCAGAATCTATTTATTTTCCATTTTTAGAAGCTCAAATGAGTGCCTTTGGGAAAGACGAGTATTATGAGACTACGTTAAAAACAATTACTCAGTTTGATGCTACTTTGGTTAAAGCCTTAGACATTGAAGATGTTCCTTGGTATGAAATTGACGATTTACAAGATTTAGATGTTGCTAGCTCTCTTTTTAATACGACTCCATCCAAAAAATTAGATGCCTTTCAACAAAGATATGGTGGTTACTGGAGATATCCCAAAGTAATTGATTTTTGTTATTTGGTGAATCCGTTTTATCCGCCTAAAAGAATGGTTGATGAGATGAAATCAAACATGGAACGCTTGATTATTGATTATCCTTCTGGCCTTAAAGTGAATTCATCATTAGTAGCAAAATTTTATAACGTTCCAGAAAAGCATGTAGTAGTAGGAAATGGTGCTGCAGAATTGATTAAGTCTTTGATGGAAAAAAATGGCGGGAAATATGGGATTATTGCACCTACTTTTGAGGAATATCCAAATCGCCTAACGAAAGACCAAATTGTTAAATATTACCCTAAAGATAAAAATTTCCAATATACTGCAAATGATATCATGGCTTTTTATTCAGAAAATCCAATTGATTATTTAGTTTTAATCAATCCAGATAATCCTACTGGGAATTATATTCCAAAATCAGATGTGATCACATTATTAGAGTGGGCAAAGGCACATGAAATAACTATAATATTGGATGAATCGTTTAATGATTTTGTTGATTTTGAAGAGGTAGCATCTTTAATTGATCGAGAAATCTTGATGCAACATCCTAATTTAATTATTATAAAAAGTATCTCCAAATCATTTGGAGTTCCAGGTGTACGTCTAGGCTTCTTGATGACGAGTGATGAATCATTAGTCAGTTATATTAAATCAGATGTTTCAATTTGGAATATTAACTCATTTGGAGAGTTCTTCTTACAAATTTTTGAAAAATATAAAAAAGATTATCTATCAGCATTAGATTTATTTTATAAGATCCGTAAAGATTTCCATTCTGCAATGGCTGATGTATCAGATTTTGAAGTAATCGATTCACAAGCTAACTATTTTACTTGTCGTCTTACTGGCAAAGTGAGTGCTCGAGAATTGGCTACAATTCTATTAGATCAAGACAAAATCTTTATCAAGGACTTATCTGGAAAAGATGGTTTTGAGGGAGAATACGTAAGAATTGCAGTGAAGAAAAGTGATGAAAACAAAAAAATTATTGAAGCTTTAAAACGGATATTGAATTACTAG
- a CDS encoding DUF1015 family protein has protein sequence MVLLLPMQTSYLNTSGHIYDSEFINLVQLSQGSVKFDERTLFLNQEEKDFLNGQKIVEISDSIVVFKNKEKWGLIANLPKEEYIKGNVKSHELVLPSTVQGMLSNFHGYNGEAAPVLLGHESFIDLEIFVKVNEPDKRHAVNDYELFIYQGEKAAKLLSQYQELDQLFIGDGHHRLYTTSLSKFKQTVFACVMSFDYLDILPIHRLLGEVSDEMYLHALNFLSKKFELEKVTADSVLPKGHVRMSRGRDHYLIRLIDLASDAFWNNDIYRLNTQIISQAFRSFDQAEIQYISEEMLKNSESFSEQDVILETHALSKKEFIEAAKNDTVLPPKSTWVYPKFPSFLLMNKYQ, from the coding sequence ATGGTTTTATTGTTACCTATGCAAACTAGCTATTTGAATACTAGTGGACATATTTACGACTCAGAATTCATCAATTTAGTCCAACTCTCACAAGGAAGTGTTAAATTTGATGAACGAACTTTATTTTTAAATCAAGAAGAGAAGGATTTTTTGAATGGTCAAAAAATTGTTGAGATCTCTGATTCTATTGTTGTTTTTAAAAACAAAGAGAAATGGGGATTAATCGCTAATCTACCAAAAGAGGAGTACATCAAAGGCAACGTTAAAAGTCATGAATTGGTTCTTCCTTCAACGGTTCAAGGAATGCTCAGTAATTTTCACGGATATAACGGTGAAGCAGCTCCAGTTTTATTAGGACACGAAAGTTTTATTGATTTAGAGATTTTTGTTAAAGTAAATGAACCAGATAAACGGCATGCAGTTAACGATTACGAATTGTTTATTTATCAAGGGGAAAAGGCTGCAAAACTTCTTTCACAGTATCAGGAATTGGACCAGCTGTTTATCGGTGATGGGCATCATAGATTGTATACAACCTCCTTGTCAAAATTTAAACAAACTGTTTTTGCTTGTGTCATGAGTTTTGATTACTTGGATATCTTACCAATCCATCGTTTATTGGGAGAAGTATCTGATGAGATGTATTTACATGCCTTAAATTTTTTAAGTAAGAAATTTGAATTAGAAAAAGTAACGGCTGATTCAGTTTTGCCTAAAGGACATGTTAGAATGTCAAGAGGGCGTGATCACTATTTGATTCGTTTAATTGATTTAGCATCTGATGCTTTTTGGAATAATGATATTTATCGATTAAACACTCAAATCATTTCCCAAGCTTTTCGTAGTTTTGATCAAGCAGAGATTCAATATATATCAGAAGAAATGCTGAAAAATTCCGAATCATTTTCTGAACAAGATGTTATACTTGAAACGCACGCACTTTCTAAAAAAGAATTTATTGAAGCTGCTAAAAACGATACGGTTTTACCACCAAAATCGACTTGGGTTTATCCGAAGTTTCCTTCTTTTTTACTTATGAACAAATATCAATAA
- a CDS encoding NAD/NADP-dependent octopine/nopaline dehydrogenase family protein — protein MKICIVGFGNIGSALAGMLSLGGHDVRVFTSVHLGHNCPFTLNEMGSAKEMRTSINLVTNDLGVAVKDVDMIIVTYPSFMLESFVKNVSVFLTKPILFGVVPGSGGAEYITNQVFTQKHVIFGLDRVPYIARLIEKNHSVEFSKKESVNVAVIPEKETVTVAKILEDLLQLPVYPLKNYLEVSLTPSNAILHTSRIYSMFKEYNSNITYTRVPYFYRDWTLDSSESLIALDKELRSIILSMKELELSEIKTIREHYESESVDAMTEKIRSISSFKNIPSPMKKVSDKKFVPDFLSRYFIEDIPFGLLIIKGFALITGVDTPEADQIILWSQKWLDKEYLIDGGKPGCDFLLSGVPQAYGIDTLEEMYRFYKS, from the coding sequence ATGAAAATTTGTATTGTTGGCTTTGGAAATATTGGAAGTGCATTAGCTGGGATGCTTTCTTTAGGCGGCCATGATGTTCGCGTATTTACGTCTGTACATTTAGGGCATAATTGTCCATTTACGTTAAATGAAATGGGTTCAGCTAAGGAAATGAGGACTTCAATTAATTTAGTTACGAATGATTTAGGCGTTGCTGTTAAAGATGTGGACATGATTATCGTTACTTACCCATCTTTTATGTTGGAGTCATTTGTTAAAAATGTTTCAGTATTTCTAACAAAACCAATTCTTTTTGGTGTTGTTCCAGGAAGTGGTGGAGCTGAGTATATAACTAATCAAGTGTTTACACAAAAGCATGTAATTTTTGGTTTAGACAGGGTTCCTTATATTGCTCGATTAATTGAAAAAAATCATTCAGTTGAGTTTTCCAAGAAAGAGTCTGTCAATGTAGCTGTAATCCCCGAAAAAGAAACAGTTACTGTCGCAAAAATTTTGGAAGATCTCTTACAATTACCAGTCTATCCGTTGAAAAATTATTTAGAAGTCTCTTTGACGCCTTCTAATGCGATTTTACACACTTCTAGAATATATAGTATGTTCAAAGAATATAATTCAAACATCACTTATACCAGAGTTCCTTATTTCTACAGAGATTGGACTTTGGATTCATCTGAAAGTTTGATTGCTTTAGATAAAGAGCTAAGAAGTATCATTTTAAGTATGAAAGAATTAGAATTGTCAGAAATTAAAACGATTCGCGAGCATTATGAGTCAGAATCAGTTGATGCAATGACGGAAAAAATAAGAAGTATTTCTTCTTTTAAAAATATTCCGTCACCCATGAAAAAAGTATCAGATAAAAAATTTGTTCCAGATTTTTTGTCTAGATATTTCATAGAAGATATTCCGTTTGGTCTATTGATTATTAAAGGATTTGCTCTAATCACGGGGGTAGATACTCCAGAAGCTGATCAAATTATTTTATGGAGTCAAAAATGGCTAGATAAGGAATACTTAATTGATGGTGGGAAACCAGGGTGTGATTTTTTGTTGTCAGGCGTTCCTCAGGCATACGGAATTGATACACTAGAAGAAATGTATCGTTTTTACAAATCTTGA